One genomic window of Centropristis striata isolate RG_2023a ecotype Rhode Island chromosome 20, C.striata_1.0, whole genome shotgun sequence includes the following:
- the sfxn4 gene encoding sideroflexin-4 isoform X1: MDPNLLFWKSEGQTLFRRLQIWFDVLDPTFLFSSDAEIQKAHSRLGSGEKLNEKDGQALTYLSLSSVHADSGAVLPVIFRPPALFTISAPLMIASLLPHKAVSHAMFWQFFGQTYSAGFNYANRNSSSEKQGQQTSLKQLLLMAGTVSYATCAGALPQFLINRLGVTSAQGLAFFRSVLPFPISAALAFFNVFTVRSLESQTGIQVFDSNGNPVGLSKAAGEKAVRDTAMSRATLFGTATAVPNILMLFLQSTKLFQRNPLLASPLRYFSGVVCFGLMIPMSFSLFPQLGTIEKENVEKELQAAVDGSELYYHRGL, translated from the exons ATGGATCCTAATCTGCTGTTTTGGAAGAGCGAGGGACAG ACTCTGTTCAGACGCCTACAGATCTGGTTTGATGTGCTTGATCCAACCTTCCTGTTCTCCTCTGAT GCTGAAATACAGAAAGCTCACAGTCGTCTTGGAAGTGGAGAGAAACTAAACGAAAAG GATGGACAAGCACTGACCTATCTCTCACTT tcGTCTGTCCATGCTGACTCTGGAGCTGTTCTTCCAGTCATTTTCCGTCCTCCAG CTCTGTTCACAATATCAGCTCCTCTG atgATTGCCAGTCTTTTGCCACACAAGGCTGTCAGCCACGCTATGTTTTGGCAG ttttttgggCAGACTTACAGCGCTGGGTTCAACTATGCCAACAGAAATTCTTCATCAGAGAag CAGGGTCAGCAGACGTCTCTGAAGCAGCTTCTGCTGATGGCTGGAACAGTTTCCTATGCAACATGTGCCGGG GCCCTTCCTCAATTTTTAATTAACCGACTTGGTGTAACAAGTGCACAGGGTCTGGCTTTCTTCAGGTCCGTATTACCGTTCCCAATATCAG CTGCTCTGGCCTTCTTCAACGTGTTTACTGTCAGAAGTTTGGAGTCACAAACTGGGATCCAAGTGTTTGATTCCAATGGAAATCCTGTCGGCCTCTCTAAAGCAGCAGgagaaaag gCTGTGAGGGACACGGCGATGTCAAGAGCAACTCTGTTTGGAACAGCCACCGCTGTTCCTAATATCCTGATGTTGTTCTTACAGAG CACCAAACTTTTCCAGAGGAATCCTCTGCTGGCGTCTCCGCTCCGTTACTTCagtggtgttgtgtgttttggctTGATGATCCCAATGTCATTCAGCCTCTTTCCACAACTGGGAACG ATAGAGAAGGAAAACGTGGAGAaggagctgcaggctgcagtggATGGCAGTGAGTTATACTACCACCGAGGACTCTAA
- the prdx3 gene encoding thioredoxin-dependent peroxide reductase, mitochondrial, whose translation MAATIGRLLRTSAKVAAGGLKVPAACQRGASARILSAAALQRACFSTGSSRWTPAVTQPAPAFKGTAVHNGEFKEMSLADFKGKYLVLFFYPLDFTFVCPTEIISFSDKASEFHDVNCEVVGVSVDSHFTHLAWINTPRKTGGLGNIHIPLLSDLNKQISRDYGVLLEGPGIALRGLFIIDPSGVVRHMSVNDLPVGRCVEETIRLVKAFQFVETHGEVCPASWTPESPTIKPTPEGSKEYFEKVN comes from the exons ATGGCAGCCACCATCGGGAGACTACTGAGGACCTCT gcAAAGGTTGCAGCAGGAGGACTGAAGGTCCCAGCAGCGTGTCAGCGTGGAGCATCTGCAAGAATCCTGAGCGCCGCCGCTCTGCAGAGAGCCTGTTTCTCTACCG GCTCCTCCAGATGGACCCCTGCCGTCACTCAGCCGGCTCCTGCTTTTAAAGGCACAGCTGTCCACAACGGGGAGTTCAAGGAGATGAGCCTGGCTGATTTCAAGGGCAAATACCTGGTCCTCTTCTTCTACCCGCTGGACTT CACCTTCGTGTGTCCAACAGAGATCATCTCCTTCAGCGACAAGGCCAGCGAGTTCCACGACGTGAACTGTGAGGTGGTGGGAGTGTCTGTGGACTCTCACTTCACCCACCTGGCCTGGATCAACACGCCACGCAAG ACTGGAGGTTTGGGGAACATCCACATCCCTCTGCTGTCTGACCTCAACAAGCAGATCTCCAGAGACTACGGGGTGCTGCTGGAGGGTCCGGGCATCGCTCTGAG AGGCCTGTTCATCATCGATCCAAGCGGCGTGGTGAGACACATGAGTGTGAACGACCTCCCAGTGGGCCGTTGTGTAGAAGAAACCATTCGTTTGGTGAAGGCGTTCCAGTTTGTGGAGACCCACGGTGAGGTGTGTCCAGCCAGCTGGACCCCCGAGTCCCCGACG ATCAAACCAACTCCAGAAGGATCCAAGGAGTACTTTGAAAAAgtcaactga
- the sfxn4 gene encoding sideroflexin-4 isoform X2 yields MDPNLLFWKSEGQTLFRRLQIWFDVLDPTFLFSSDAEIQKAHSRLGSGEKLNEKDGQALTYLSLSSVHADSGAVLPVIFRPPALFTISAPLMIASLLPHKAVSHAMFWQFFGQTYSAGFNYANRNSSSEKGQQTSLKQLLLMAGTVSYATCAGALPQFLINRLGVTSAQGLAFFRSVLPFPISAALAFFNVFTVRSLESQTGIQVFDSNGNPVGLSKAAGEKAVRDTAMSRATLFGTATAVPNILMLFLQSTKLFQRNPLLASPLRYFSGVVCFGLMIPMSFSLFPQLGTIEKENVEKELQAAVDGSELYYHRGL; encoded by the exons ATGGATCCTAATCTGCTGTTTTGGAAGAGCGAGGGACAG ACTCTGTTCAGACGCCTACAGATCTGGTTTGATGTGCTTGATCCAACCTTCCTGTTCTCCTCTGAT GCTGAAATACAGAAAGCTCACAGTCGTCTTGGAAGTGGAGAGAAACTAAACGAAAAG GATGGACAAGCACTGACCTATCTCTCACTT tcGTCTGTCCATGCTGACTCTGGAGCTGTTCTTCCAGTCATTTTCCGTCCTCCAG CTCTGTTCACAATATCAGCTCCTCTG atgATTGCCAGTCTTTTGCCACACAAGGCTGTCAGCCACGCTATGTTTTGGCAG ttttttgggCAGACTTACAGCGCTGGGTTCAACTATGCCAACAGAAATTCTTCATCAGAGAag GGTCAGCAGACGTCTCTGAAGCAGCTTCTGCTGATGGCTGGAACAGTTTCCTATGCAACATGTGCCGGG GCCCTTCCTCAATTTTTAATTAACCGACTTGGTGTAACAAGTGCACAGGGTCTGGCTTTCTTCAGGTCCGTATTACCGTTCCCAATATCAG CTGCTCTGGCCTTCTTCAACGTGTTTACTGTCAGAAGTTTGGAGTCACAAACTGGGATCCAAGTGTTTGATTCCAATGGAAATCCTGTCGGCCTCTCTAAAGCAGCAGgagaaaag gCTGTGAGGGACACGGCGATGTCAAGAGCAACTCTGTTTGGAACAGCCACCGCTGTTCCTAATATCCTGATGTTGTTCTTACAGAG CACCAAACTTTTCCAGAGGAATCCTCTGCTGGCGTCTCCGCTCCGTTACTTCagtggtgttgtgtgttttggctTGATGATCCCAATGTCATTCAGCCTCTTTCCACAACTGGGAACG ATAGAGAAGGAAAACGTGGAGAaggagctgcaggctgcagtggATGGCAGTGAGTTATACTACCACCGAGGACTCTAA